ATGACGGCTTGCTCAGGCGTGGAGAGGATGTCGGCGGTTTCGGCCATGAAGTGGACGCCGCAGAAGATGATGGCTTCGGCGTCCGGCTTGGTGAGGGCTGCGTTGGCAAGCTGGAAGGAATCGCCGACGAAGTCTGCGTACTGAATGACCTCATCGCGCTGGTAGAAGTGCCCCAGGATGACGGCGCGGTCCCCGAGTGTTGCTTTGGCGGCCCGAATGCGGGCGTCCAGTTCGGCGTCGGAGGCTTTTTTGTACTCCTCCGGCAACTGGCCCTGACGCGGCGTTCCCTGCGGTGCGACATCGCTGCTTGAGGCACCGGGCCCGTACGCGGGCTCACCGGCGAGGGCTTCGGCAAGGTCGTACTCCCATGGGCCCCTGGCCAAGGCTGGGCTGCACGTGGACCCTGCGCGGGAGAGCCCTTTCTCGGCTTCCTCGCGAGTAATCAGCTGGACGGCAGTGTTGACGCTGCTCATGGTGTACTCCTGTTATCTGGCCCGAGGCCGGGCGTGCCGGTGAAGCGGTAGAGGCGGGGTGGACGGTGTTTCCCGCCTTGGAGGTATTCACCGGTTTCTTCGATTTCCGGTGTTGCCTTGACGTGTCGGCGGAAGTTTGCGGGATCGAGCTGGCGGTCCAGTACGGCCTCATAGACTTCGCGGACCTGGGCGAGGGTGAAGAATTCGCCCAGCAGGTGGTAGGCGATGGACCCATAGGCCATCTTGTTGCGGAGCCGCCATAAGGCGTAGTCCACGATTGCGTTGTGATCGAAGGCGAGTTCACCGAGCCGGTCGGCCCGGAACCACCGCACATTCTCCGACTCGTCGGCCAAAGCAGCTTCCGTGGGTTGGACCAAGGCCCAATACACGATGGAGACAACGCGCTGGGTGGGCGACCTGTGAAGACCACCGAAAGCGTAAAGCTGCTCAAGGTAGTGCGGAGTCAACCCGGTGGTCTCCCGGAGGTTTCGCGACGCCGCGTCCTGGAGGGACTCGTCGTGGGCCAACGGCCCGCCCGGAAGGGCCCACATGTCCTTGTAGGGCTCGCGGATGCGCCGGACCAGCGGCAGCCACAACGTGGGGCGGCCGGACTTCTCGCTGGGGCGGAGGGCGAAAATCACCGTTGAAATAGCCAACGACGGCGGCGCAAGCCGCCTTTCGGCGACGTTCGCTGAGTTGGTGTTCACGGCGTTCACCTCGCTTCATCGCCGCCTGGAGCACTCCATTCAGGACTGGAGAACTAGTTAAAGTCATGTTGACTAGAACTAATGGTACGGCTCACCGGGCGCTTGGCAAAATGCCTTACGTCACACTGCTTTCGCAGCCGCCTCCATCAACGGCAGGGTGCGGCCCTGGATGTGGCTGTTCAGGACGATCACCGAAGAGCAGCGGACTACCGACTTTGTTGCGATCATGGCATCAAGGACGCGCTGCATGTCCGGATTGGAACGTGCCGCAATCCGCACCATGAGATCCGAGTTCCCCGTGACGGTATGGACCTCGATGATCTCCGGAATGGCACTCAGGCTCTCGATGATGGCGTCATGGCCGATCTCCTGGGTGATGGTGACGGAGCAGAATGCCACTACCGGGAAGCCGAAATTGGCGGGATCCGGCTGGGGAACCCAGGAACCGATGACCCCATTGTCAATCATCCGGTCAATCCTGGACTGCACCGTGGCCCTGGCGACCCTGAGCACACGCGAAGCCTCCAGCACGGAGGATCGCGGTGAATCAGTGAAGAAACGTACAATTTTTGCATCAAGCGCATCGACCAGCATCAAAGTTCCTGTCCCCGGGGATCCGTACCCATCACATCGCTACAGCAAAAAGTGATGTATCTTACAAACTGCGAGAATTATTCCACGGCTCTTGCTGCGTCGTCGACGCCCGCGTGCCAAGCCCATGAGGCCCAGACGCCAAACCAGCATGTAATCCATAGAAGGTAGACACGTATGACAACGAAGTCCATCGCGGCTCCTGCCCCAACATCCGGCCTCGGCCATTCGCTCAAACCGCGCCAGCTCACCATGATGGGGCTCGGCAGTGCGATCGGCGCCGGCCTCTTCCTCGGCTCAGGCGCAGGCGTCCAAGCCGCAGGTCCGGCCGTGCTCATTTCCTACCTCGTCGCCGGCACGCTGATCATCCTGGTCATGTGGGCCCTTGGCGAGATGGCAGCCGCCAACCCCAACAGCGGCGCATTCTCCGTGTACGCAGAAAAGGCCATGGGCAAGACCGCCGGCGGAACCATCGGCTGGCTGTGGTGGCTCCAATTGGTGGTGGTCATTGCCGCCGAAGCCATCGGCGCAGCCGGACTGCTGTTCTCCATCTGGCCCGTCATTCCCGTGTGGGTTCTTGCACTGGTCTTCATGGTGGTCTTCACAGGCATCAACCTTGTAGGCGTCCGTAACTTCGGCGAGTTCGAGTTCTGGTTCGCCATCCTCAAGGTGGCCGCAATCGTCGTCTTCCTGCTCATCGGTGCAGCCCTTCTCTTCGGCTGGCTGCCGAACGTCCCCTCCCCCGGCTTCTCGGCCTTCGGGGACTTCGCCCCCAACGGCATCGGTGGCATCGCCGCCGCCTTGTTCGTGGTGATCTTCGCCTTCGGCGGGACGGAAATCGTCAGCGTTGCCGCCGCTGAAACAGAGAACCCCGCGCATAGCGTGGGCAAGGCCATCCGCACCGTGGTGTGGCGCATCCTGGTGTTCTACATCGGCTCGGTATTTGTCATCGCAGCTGTTCTCCCGGTCGGTTCGGACGGCCTGAAGTCTCCATTCGCCGGAGTCCTGGACCTGGCCGGAATCCCGGGCGCCGGCGCTGCCATCACCCTGGTGGCCGTCGTCGCCTTGCTCTCTGCGCTGAACGCCAACCTGTACGGCGCTTCCCGGATGATCTTCTCCCTCTCCGAACGCGGCGAAGCTCCCCGCTTCCTGTCCCGCCTGAGCGCTTCCAAGGTTCCGGTCGCCGCCGTCGGAATTTCGGTCGCTTTCGGCTTCATCGCCACGGTCCTGGAACTGCTGTTCCCCGAGAAGATCCTGCCCGCATTGCTGAATCTCGTGGGTTCCACCTGCCTGGTGGTCTGGGGCACCGCCTTGGTGTCGCAGTTCATCCTGCGCCGCAGGGCTGACAGGGAAGGCACAGAACTGCCGCTGCGCATGAAGGGCTTCCCCGTCCTCACCATCGTGGGCCTCATCCTGCTGGGCCTCATCCTGGTGGTGGGCTTCGCCAACCCGGAAAGTGCCGGACAACTGATCGGAACGTTCATCCTGATCCTGGTCATTGCCGCCGGCTGCTTCATCAACGCCAAGTCCAAGGCCGCCAAGCAGTCCGCACCCGTGGAGTAAACCGACTGTTCATCACCATCAAGAAGCCCTGCACAGTTTGTACTGTGCAGGGCTTCTTTATGTGTCCAAATTGCACAAAGTGTTTCCTTTGAACTGTGCTGATTGCGCACGGCTCGACTGGGTGACTAGGGTCACAACCATGACGACCAATCCTGTGCTGGCCGCCGTCGATGACGACGCGGCCCCGCTCACCCACCATCAACTCCGTGAGCTGTACACCCTGATGGCAGCAGTCCGGCACCTGGACACCTCAGCCGTGGCCTGGCAGCGCCAAGGCATCATTCCCGGATACGCCCCCGAGCTCGGGCAGGAAGCCGCGCAGGTAGGCAGCGGCTACGCCGTGGACCGGACCCGCGATTTCGTGTTTCCCACCTACCGTGAAATGGGCGTAGCCCGGGCCATGGGCCTGGACATGGTGGGCTACATGTCCACTCACAAAGCCACCTGGCATGGCGGCATGTACAACCCCTTGGAGTCCAGGTTCGCTCCCATCCAGGCTGTGGTGGCAGGCTCGGTCCTGCATGCTGTGGGATGGGCCCACGGCCAAACCCTCTCCGGCAACGCCGCGGGTGACATGGGCGTAGCCATGACGTACTTCGGCGACGGCGCTTCCTCCCAGGGTGACGTCCACGAAGCCATGAACTTCGCCGCCGTTATGAAGGCCCCCGTGGTGTTTTTCATCCAGAACAACGGCTGGGCCATCTCAGTCCCCACCGAACGCCAGGTGGCCGGCGGCTCCGTCGCGGCGCGCGCGGCCGGATACAGCATCCCCTCCCTGCAGGTGGACGGCAACGACGTGGTGGCTGTCTTCGAAGCGACCCGTTCCGCCTTCGCGCACTGCCGGGCAGGAAACGGTCCTGTGGTGATTGAAGCCATGACCTACCGACGCGGCCCTCATTCCACCGCTGACGACCCCGGCCGATACCGCACGCTGGAGGAAGAACGCCTGGACGCCGGCGAGGATCCGTTGGAGCGGTTCAAGCAGCGGCTGCTCACGGACGGCGTGGCCGACGAGGCCTTCTTCGCGGACGCGCAGCGATTGGCCGTAGAGGAAGAAGAGGCCGTCCGGGCGGGCATAGCGGACCTGGGTCCAAGGCCCGGCGCCGAAATGTTCAGCCTGGTCTTCCAGGAACCAACGCCAGCCCTTCAATCCCAGGCCACCGCGTGGCGCGAGGAGTCAGAACATGCCTGAGACCATCACCGATCTGCGACTAAAAGACGACAGCACTGAAACCGATACAGCCGGCGTTCAGCAGCTGTCCATGCAACAGGCGCTCAACCGTGCACTGGACGAAATCCTGGCTAAGAACCCCAAGGCCGTCATCTTTGGCGAGGACTGCGGACGGTTGGGCGGCGTGTTCCGCATCACCGATGGGCTGCAGGCCAAGCACGGCGAAGACCGCGTCTTCGACACCCCCTTGGCTGAATCAGGCATCCTGGGCATGTCGGTAGGCCTCGCCATGGCGGGCTTCCACCCCATCCCCGAAGTCCAGTTCGATGGCTTCGCCTACCCGGCCATCAACCAGATCGTCTGCCAGATCGCCCGGATGAACTACCGGAGTCGTGGGACCCTGCCGATGCCCATCACGCTGCGCGTGCCCAGCTTCGGTGGCATCCGCGCACCCGAGCACCATGGTGAAAGCCTGGAAGCCTTGTTCGCCCATGTACCAGGCCTCAAGGTGGTCTCCCCTTCCACCCCCCACGACGCGTACCACCTGCTCAAGTACGCTGCCGCCCGCCCGGACCCGGTGATCTTCATGGAGCCGAAATCCCGTTACTGGCAAAAAGGGCCGGTGGACGTCACCAACGCCACCCCAGGCACAGCAGCGCACGACGACGGCGGCCTCACCGGCGCCCGCGTGGCCAGGGAGGGCCGGCACCTGACCCTCGTAGCGTGGGGTGCCATGGTTTCCCGCTGCCTGCAGGTCGCTGAACTGGCGGCCGAGGACGGCATCGACGTCGAGGTCCTGGACCTGCGCTGGTTGAAACCGATTGACGCCGAAGCACTGGCGAGGTCCGTCGGGAAGACGCGGCGCGCCGTCGTCGTTCATGAAGCGCCCCTGACATCGGGCCTGGGCGCAGAGGTGGCCCAACTCATCACGCAGAGTTGTTTCGCAACGCTCAAGGCGCCGGTGGAGCGTGTCACCGGATTCGACGTTCCCTATCCCTCCGGTGACCTGGAGGACGAATACATCCCCAACATCGACCGCATCCTCTTTGGGATCCAACGCGTACTGGAGTACCGCCGTGGCTGAAATTTCCTTCCCCCTTCCCGATCTCGGCGAGGGCCTCATTGAGGCAACCGTGCTGGAGTGGTTGGTGGAACCCGGCCAACAGGTGGAACGCAACCAGCCGATCGTAGAGCTGGAAACCACCAAGTCAGCGCTCGAATTGCCCAGCCCGCAGGCGGGTAAAGTGGTGCGTATTCACGGGGCGCCCGGTGACACCGTCAACGTTGGCGAGCCGCTGATCGTGTTCGAGGTTCCGGATGACACCGCCGGGATCGTGGGCACTGTTCCGAAGGACGAAGCACCCAAGCGCCGGGTCCGCCTGAGCGCCGTACTCGATGAGGACTGACACCATGACCGGCAGGCACACAGTGGAACAGCACAGGCACACAGTGGAGGGCACCGATCCTGGACTGTTCGTCGAGGTGCACCAACCCGCCACGGACGCCGGCCTGCGCCCTGTCCTGCTGATCCACGGCTTTTCATCCTCCAGCAAGCTGAACTGGGCGGACAGCGGATGGATCACCACCCTTCAGGACGCCGGCCGCCGGGTCATCACCGTAGACTTGCCGGGCCATGGCCGGAGCCACTCCCCTGAGGACCGGGACTCGTACACGCCCAGCCGCATCCGCGCCGACCTTCTGCAGATAGTGACCGACGCCGGAGCCCGGCCCCTGCGCGAAGGTGACCCTTCCACGGGCTTGGACATTGTGGGCTACTCACTGGGTTCGCGGTTGGCCTGGGAATTCGGCGCTACGCAGCCGGACCTGGTGCACCGGATCGTCCTGGGCGGACCGAGTTCGGCAGACCCCCTCGCAGCCTTCGACCTCGTTGCCGCCCAACGGCACCTGGCCGATGGCACGCCCGTGGAGGACGCATCCACGGCAGGGCTGCTGAAAATGGCACAAATGCTCCCCAGCAACAACCTGTTCGCCATGTTGTCCCTCATCGAGGCCATCAAGGGAGAACCCTTCGATCCCGCCGAGGCTGCCCCGCACATGCCCCTGTTGCTGGTTGCAGGCGAGAAGGACGAACGGGCAGCGACCATGCCGGAACTCGCCGCCATAGCAGGCAAGCGGGGTGGGTTGGTGGAAACGTTGGTCATTCCCGGGCGGACCCACACCAACGTCATCACCAGCCGGGCCTTCAAGGAAGCTGCCCTCGAATTCCTGGGAGTCTAGCCGGCGACACGCAACGGCTGGCCCGGCTGACGGTGATCAGCGGGCCAGCCGCTCCGCGTTAAGGCTCATGCGCTCCAGCACGCTCAATGCCATGGCGTATTCGTCAATGCCGATCCCCATGGACAGGTCCTGCCGCGCTGCTTCCACCAGCCGCTGGGCTTCGTGGTATTTCTCCCGTCCGCGGTCACTGAGGACCAGCCGGTCATCGACCATGGTGATCAGCCCCCTGCCAACCAGTGCTGCGAGTTCCCTCTCCCGCATCCGGATATCGTTTCCCCACAACGGATGCAGGGATTCCTCCAGTTGGTCCGGAAGCATGGCGCCCTCGGACAGGAGACTGAGGGTGTGCCATTGACGGCGGCTGAGCTTGATCCTGGCCAGGATGCTGTCCAGTTGGGCTTCCAGCGCGGCGTCCAGCCTTTTGATCCAGTATCCGATTGGCTTGTTCACAAGCCCATGCTTTCAGCGGAGACGCTGCCGGGCAAGGTCTGGACGGTAGGCTTGGAACTGCAACGAATTTCGTGGAAGTGGAGCAGATGGGCATGCGTTTCAAGGACCGTGCGGAAGCCGGTCGACGCCTGGCTGAAGCCCTCCCCCAACTGAGGGAGCAGCCGGACACCATCGTGCTGGGCCTTGCCCGCGGTGGAGTTCCCGTGGCCGCAGCCGCAGCAACCGGGCTGTACCTGCCCTTCGGCGCTGTCCTGGTGCGCAAGCTCGGCATCCCCGGCCGCGACGAAACCGCCTTCGGTGCCCTGGCTTGGTCGCAGGGGGATGTCCTCCGTATCGTCAACAAACCGTTGAAGGAACTCATCCTCGCCCACGGCATCTCCCAGTCCGCGCTCGATGCCGTGGAAGCCCATGAACGTTCCGAGCTCCTCCGGCGCGCGCAGGAGTACCCAGGCACCGGCCACGACCTTCGCGGAAAGACTGTAGTGCTGGCCGACGACGGCCTTGCCACCGGTGCCACCATGCGGGCGGCTGTGGAGGCGGTTCGTTCAACCGGGGCGCGTACGGTGATAGCTGCGGTGCCGGTTGCATCGTTGGAAGCTTCGACGTCGCTGGCGCGGGTGTGCGACGCAGTGATGGTCCTTCACACACCCGGCAAATTCCATGCTGTCGGCGCGTTCTACGAGCGATTTGAGCAACTGTCCGACGACGACGTCGTAAGCCAACTCGAAGGTGCCGGTGCCGGCGGCCGCAAGTAGCCGGCGTCGGTCCTCATGCAAAAGGCGGGTGCGGTCCATTGTGGACCGCACCCGCCTTTTCTTTGGTGCAGCTTTTAGTGGTGAACGCTGTAACCCAGCGGCCGTCCACGGGTTTCCTTGGCGAGGATCACGCCAATGGCAGAGATGACGCAGAGAACCATGATGTAGATGCCCACCGAGCCGGACCACTTGGTGGTGTCCAGGAGTGCCTGGGCGATGAGCGGTGCGAAGGCACCACCCAGGATGGCACCCAGGGCGTATCCAATGGAGATTCCGGAGTAGCGGACCTGGGCCGGGAACATTTCCGCGTACATGGCGGACATCGGACCGTAGGACAGTCCCAAGCCGATGGTCAGGACGAACAAAGCGGTTCCGTAGAGAACGATGTCCTTGGAATCGATCAGCATGAACATGGGGATCATCCAGGCAAAGACCAAACCGTAACCGATCAGGAACGTCTTGACGCGTCCGATCTTGTCCGACAACCAACCGCCCACCATGGTGAAGATGAGCCAGCCGAAAGAGGCGATGGTGGTGGCCAGCAAGACCTGCGGGGTGGGCATCTTCAACGTACGCGTGGCGTAGGAGATGAAGAAGGCGATCAGCAGGTACCCTGCGGCGTTGTTGGCGATGAAGATCAACGCAGCAAGGAGAACTTCCTTCTTGTTCTTGCGGAAGAGATCACCCAAGGGCGCCTTGCTTTCGGCCTTGCGCTGGGCGATTTCCTTGAAGACAGGGCTTTCACCCACAGCCCGGCGGATGAGGTAGCCCACCACAATCAGGACCACCGACAACAGGAATGGCACGCGCCATCCCCATGAGGCGAAATCTTCCTTGGACATTCCCGACTGGAGCAGGAACAACAGGCCGGTGGCCAGGATCATGCCGATCGGAACACCGATCTGTGGGTAGGCGCCGAAGAGCCCGCGCTTCTTGAGCGGCGCATGCTCCACAGCCATGAGTGCAGCACCGCCCCACTCACCACCGGCGGAGAACCCTTGGACTACGCGCAAGGTAATCAGCAGGATGGGAGCCCAGACGCCGATGGTTGCGTAAGTGGGCAGCATACCGATCAGCGCAGTAGCTGCACCCATCATGACCAGCGTCATGACCAAGACGGCCTTGCGGCCCATCCTGTCGCCGAGGTGTCCGGCAACGAAAGCCCCCAGGGGACGGAAGAGGAAGCTGATGCCGATCGTGGCGAAGGACAAAAGCTGGGCGACTCCCGGGTTGGACTTCTCCAAAGGAGAGAGGAACAGCGGCGCCAGCAGCGTCGCCGTGAGCTGGGCGAAGATGAAGAAGTCGTACCACTCAATGGTGGTGCCCACCAGTGTCCCGGCCAGAACCCGGCGCTCTTCGCGCTTGCTGCTGGGTCCTGACGGAGAGTCGACAGTGGAAGTTGCGGTCATTGGAACTCCATGGGGGTGAGGGTGACTGGTCGGTGCTGGACTTGCATTAACCGACAGAACGGTCAGTTAGGAAAGAATACTACAATCTGTGACCCAAAGCACAGCCCCCTGGAAGTTCGCGCCAACATAGGATGGTTCGCATGAATCCCCGCAGCGACGTCCACCCTCCAAAGGAAGCGGCGATACCAGCTCCGCCGTCTC
Above is a genomic segment from Arthrobacter sp. YN containing:
- a CDS encoding NUDIX hydrolase — protein: MNAVNTNSANVAERRLAPPSLAISTVIFALRPSEKSGRPTLWLPLVRRIREPYKDMWALPGGPLAHDESLQDAASRNLRETTGLTPHYLEQLYAFGGLHRSPTQRVVSIVYWALVQPTEAALADESENVRWFRADRLGELAFDHNAIVDYALWRLRNKMAYGSIAYHLLGEFFTLAQVREVYEAVLDRQLDPANFRRHVKATPEIEETGEYLQGGKHRPPRLYRFTGTPGLGPDNRSTP
- a CDS encoding Lrp/AsnC family transcriptional regulator, producing the protein MLVDALDAKIVRFFTDSPRSSVLEASRVLRVARATVQSRIDRMIDNGVIGSWVPQPDPANFGFPVVAFCSVTITQEIGHDAIIESLSAIPEIIEVHTVTGNSDLMVRIAARSNPDMQRVLDAMIATKSVVRCSSVIVLNSHIQGRTLPLMEAAAKAV
- a CDS encoding amino acid permease gives rise to the protein MTTKSIAAPAPTSGLGHSLKPRQLTMMGLGSAIGAGLFLGSGAGVQAAGPAVLISYLVAGTLIILVMWALGEMAAANPNSGAFSVYAEKAMGKTAGGTIGWLWWLQLVVVIAAEAIGAAGLLFSIWPVIPVWVLALVFMVVFTGINLVGVRNFGEFEFWFAILKVAAIVVFLLIGAALLFGWLPNVPSPGFSAFGDFAPNGIGGIAAALFVVIFAFGGTEIVSVAAAETENPAHSVGKAIRTVVWRILVFYIGSVFVIAAVLPVGSDGLKSPFAGVLDLAGIPGAGAAITLVAVVALLSALNANLYGASRMIFSLSERGEAPRFLSRLSASKVPVAAVGISVAFGFIATVLELLFPEKILPALLNLVGSTCLVVWGTALVSQFILRRRADREGTELPLRMKGFPVLTIVGLILLGLILVVGFANPESAGQLIGTFILILVIAAGCFINAKSKAAKQSAPVE
- a CDS encoding thiamine pyrophosphate-dependent enzyme, which gives rise to MTTNPVLAAVDDDAAPLTHHQLRELYTLMAAVRHLDTSAVAWQRQGIIPGYAPELGQEAAQVGSGYAVDRTRDFVFPTYREMGVARAMGLDMVGYMSTHKATWHGGMYNPLESRFAPIQAVVAGSVLHAVGWAHGQTLSGNAAGDMGVAMTYFGDGASSQGDVHEAMNFAAVMKAPVVFFIQNNGWAISVPTERQVAGGSVAARAAGYSIPSLQVDGNDVVAVFEATRSAFAHCRAGNGPVVIEAMTYRRGPHSTADDPGRYRTLEEERLDAGEDPLERFKQRLLTDGVADEAFFADAQRLAVEEEEAVRAGIADLGPRPGAEMFSLVFQEPTPALQSQATAWREESEHA
- a CDS encoding alpha-ketoacid dehydrogenase subunit beta yields the protein MPETITDLRLKDDSTETDTAGVQQLSMQQALNRALDEILAKNPKAVIFGEDCGRLGGVFRITDGLQAKHGEDRVFDTPLAESGILGMSVGLAMAGFHPIPEVQFDGFAYPAINQIVCQIARMNYRSRGTLPMPITLRVPSFGGIRAPEHHGESLEALFAHVPGLKVVSPSTPHDAYHLLKYAAARPDPVIFMEPKSRYWQKGPVDVTNATPGTAAHDDGGLTGARVAREGRHLTLVAWGAMVSRCLQVAELAAEDGIDVEVLDLRWLKPIDAEALARSVGKTRRAVVVHEAPLTSGLGAEVAQLITQSCFATLKAPVERVTGFDVPYPSGDLEDEYIPNIDRILFGIQRVLEYRRG
- a CDS encoding biotin/lipoyl-containing protein, encoding MAEISFPLPDLGEGLIEATVLEWLVEPGQQVERNQPIVELETTKSALELPSPQAGKVVRIHGAPGDTVNVGEPLIVFEVPDDTAGIVGTVPKDEAPKRRVRLSAVLDED
- a CDS encoding alpha/beta fold hydrolase, giving the protein MTGRHTVEQHRHTVEGTDPGLFVEVHQPATDAGLRPVLLIHGFSSSSKLNWADSGWITTLQDAGRRVITVDLPGHGRSHSPEDRDSYTPSRIRADLLQIVTDAGARPLREGDPSTGLDIVGYSLGSRLAWEFGATQPDLVHRIVLGGPSSADPLAAFDLVAAQRHLADGTPVEDASTAGLLKMAQMLPSNNLFAMLSLIEAIKGEPFDPAEAAPHMPLLLVAGEKDERAATMPELAAIAGKRGGLVETLVIPGRTHTNVITSRAFKEAALEFLGV
- a CDS encoding MarR family transcriptional regulator, with protein sequence MNKPIGYWIKRLDAALEAQLDSILARIKLSRRQWHTLSLLSEGAMLPDQLEESLHPLWGNDIRMRERELAALVGRGLITMVDDRLVLSDRGREKYHEAQRLVEAARQDLSMGIGIDEYAMALSVLERMSLNAERLAR
- a CDS encoding phosphoribosyltransferase, whose protein sequence is MGMRFKDRAEAGRRLAEALPQLREQPDTIVLGLARGGVPVAAAAATGLYLPFGAVLVRKLGIPGRDETAFGALAWSQGDVLRIVNKPLKELILAHGISQSALDAVEAHERSELLRRAQEYPGTGHDLRGKTVVLADDGLATGATMRAAVEAVRSTGARTVIAAVPVASLEASTSLARVCDAVMVLHTPGKFHAVGAFYERFEQLSDDDVVSQLEGAGAGGRK
- a CDS encoding MFS transporter → MTATSTVDSPSGPSSKREERRVLAGTLVGTTIEWYDFFIFAQLTATLLAPLFLSPLEKSNPGVAQLLSFATIGISFLFRPLGAFVAGHLGDRMGRKAVLVMTLVMMGAATALIGMLPTYATIGVWAPILLITLRVVQGFSAGGEWGGAALMAVEHAPLKKRGLFGAYPQIGVPIGMILATGLLFLLQSGMSKEDFASWGWRVPFLLSVVLIVVGYLIRRAVGESPVFKEIAQRKAESKAPLGDLFRKNKKEVLLAALIFIANNAAGYLLIAFFISYATRTLKMPTPQVLLATTIASFGWLIFTMVGGWLSDKIGRVKTFLIGYGLVFAWMIPMFMLIDSKDIVLYGTALFVLTIGLGLSYGPMSAMYAEMFPAQVRYSGISIGYALGAILGGAFAPLIAQALLDTTKWSGSVGIYIMVLCVISAIGVILAKETRGRPLGYSVHH